One segment of Candidatus Omnitrophota bacterium DNA contains the following:
- the rpmH gene encoding 50S ribosomal protein L34, translating to MKKNLKTPTKLKGKRKHGFRARTASAGGKKIIKRRRQKGRKRLTK from the coding sequence ATGAAGAAAAATTTAAAGACACCAACAAAGTTGAAAGGAAAACGAAAGCACGGCTTTAGAGCTAGAACGGCTAGTGCTGGTGGCAAGAAAATTATTAAACGACGAAGGCAAAAGGGCCGGAAAAGATTGACTAAATGA